A stretch of the Euleptes europaea isolate rEulEur1 chromosome 14, rEulEur1.hap1, whole genome shotgun sequence genome encodes the following:
- the LOC130486819 gene encoding uncharacterized protein LOC130486819, producing MKQEDNTQELSPDNVYRKALGKLLYISTLSRPDIGSAVGILCRKTALPTNKDWNAVRRLVRYLKGTAYYKLKLPANERPKLVVYVDADWGGDMKSRECTRVHIFFYGGGAISWLSKKQDIIALSSTEAKYVSAAQGCQEIQWLRRLLTDLGMDTSEPTEVKKDNQSCISLAEQEDINM from the coding sequence ATGAAACAGGAAGACAACACACAAGAGCTGTCACCAGACAATGTGTATCGTAAAGCTTTGGGTAAACTTCTTTATATTAGCACACTGTCTAGACCGGATATTGGTTCAGCTGTGGGCATACTGTGTAGAAAGACTGCTTTACCAACTAACAAAGACTGGAATGCTGTTAGGAGACTTGTTAGGTACCTAAAGGGTACTGCATATTATAAGCTTAAGCTGCCAGCTAATGAAAGGCCTAAACTTGTGGTATATGTAGATGCAGACTGGGGTGGAGACATGAAAAGCAGAGAGTGCACCAGAGTACACATATTTTTCTATGGAGGTGGAGCCATAAGCTGGCTGAGCAAGAAGCAAGACATCATAGCACTGTCCAGCACAGAGGCTAAGTACGTGTCAGCAGCACAAGGGTGCCAAGAAATACAGTGGCTACGCAGATTGCTAACAGACTTAGGCATGGATACATCTGAACCCACAGAGGTGAAAAAAGACAATCAGAGCTGCATATCCCTAGCAGAACAGGAAGATATAAACATGTGA